TACAAAAATCAATATAGGTCAAAACATAAGACTACTCCATAGATGACTTAGCTGAAATCTCTAAAATCACAAAAGATTACACTAGGTATAACATACCTCAGAAATATCCTCTAAAATTTTGTTAATTATCAAGGATGATAATTTAAGATACTTATTTAGACTTTCAGCAACTTCTTATCTTGAAGTCAAAATCCTCTCAGTATCAAGTGCTATAGCTAATTCCTCATTCGTTGGCATTACAATAACCTTAACTTTTGAAGACGGTTTTGATATCACTCCAGATTGCCCCCTTATAGTTTTATTGTTAGCCTCGTCATCTATTTCTATTCCTATATCTTCTAACCCTTCTAAAACTTTTTTCCTTGTTAAGGACGAATTCTCACCAACACCAGCGGTAAACACTATCCCATCAACCTTCTTTAACTCAAAAAAGTATGCACCTATATATTTTCTTATCCTATTACAATACATATTGAAAGCTAAAATAGCTCTTTCATTACCCTTTCCATATTCTTCCTCTATCACCCTCATATCATTAGACATAGAGGTTATTCCAAGAATACCACTTTCCTTGTTGAGTATTCTATCCATCTCCGATAGAGATAGTCCTTCTCTATCCATAATAAAAAGCGGTATACTTGGATCAATATCACCACTCCTTGTACCCATTATGAGACCTTCTAAAGGGGTAAATCCCATAGAAGTATCATATGACTTACCCTGCTTAACAGCAGTTATACTTGCACCGTTACCTAGATGACAAGTTATTAGGTTTATACTGTTTATGTCTATATTCAGCAATTCTGCTGTTTTCTGAGTTACGTATCTATGAGATGTACCATGAAAACCATATCTTCTAATTCTATGTATCTCGTAATACTTCATAGGTATAGCATACAAATAGTTCTCAGGTGGCATAGTTTGATGAAACGCTGTGTCAAAAACCGCAACTTGAGGTACATCCGGTAATACATCTTTGCAAGCAAGAATACCTATAAGATTGGGTGGATTATGAAGTGGTGCTAACTTACCAAATTCCCTTATGTATTCTATTACTTCCTCATTTATCAAAACACTCTCAAAAAATTTATGTCCTCCGTGAACTACTCTATGGCCTATCGCATCTACCTGAAGATTGTTTGATAGTATTATCTTAACAACTATTTGAATAGCTTCCTTATGGTCTCTAGCAAGCACATCCTCTTTTACTTTCTCATCATTTAAAGTATAACTATTTGTAGCACCTATGTTACCAACCCTATCAACAAGCCCTTTCAGAAGAGCTTCCCCCGTAGAAGTCTCGATTAATTGATACTTAATAGAAGAACTACCAGAATTTATAACCAAAACCTTCATACGTAGCATTTTAAAGTATCAAAAAAGATTCTTTCAAAATACCCTCTTGATAACACTAACTCAAAACTCTCAAAATATGCTTACTTATTACAAAAAGGCAAGAAATAGAAAAAACATAATCTAACATCATAAAATCCCTGTTTAGACTAAATATCACCAAATCAAATTAGATTACTCACCTAAATTTTTGATTAACTCATATCATTTCAAGATTCTATTAAAACTCATATTTCTAATTCCAAAAAATAACTACTCATACCAAATCTCAAAAATACATTCAAACTACTAATAAAATCTTACTTGAAATCCCCAAATACATACAATTATATTTTTGTAAAATTTGTAAAATATGAAGGAAAAGCTAAAAAATCCAAAATAACCAATTTAACTAAAGTTAAAAAATAACACCGAACTATTATGGTTTTTTGTTTCCGGAGAATAAGGTATGAAAGAAATAAAAGGCATTAAGTTTGAGAGCATTCATGATTACATATCAAGAGAGGAATTATTGAAAAAACCCTTTTCCATAAGGGTATTGATAGAAAATGTTTCAAGAAACCTAAAAGAAGAAGGAATGGAAGAACGATTCCTTAATGCTCTGATAAATTGGAAAGGGCATGTTGAATACAAAGATGAAATAGGATTTAAACCTTGTAGAGTACTAATGCAAGATTTCACAGGAGTACCCATCGTAGTAGATTTAGCACTAATGAGAGAAAAAGCAAAAGAAAAAGGAAAAGACCCTAAACTCATAAATCCAAGAGTACCAACTCATCTAATTGTCGATCACTCTTTACAAATAGATTTTTTCGGTACCTCAGATTCTTTAAAAAAGAATCTAGAGCTTGAGTTTCAAAGAAATCTAGAAAGATACAAATTACTAAAATGGGCTCAAAAGAACTTCTCAAACTTCTATGTCGTACCACCTGGTAAAGGAATAATACACCAGATAAATTTAGAGTACCTAGCAAAAGTCGTAATAGTTGAAGATGGAACAGCAAAATATGATACCCTTGTTGGAACAGATTCTCATACTACTATGATAAATGGGTTAGGTGTTTTAGGATGGGGAGTTGGTGGAATAGAAGCTGAAGCAGTAATGCTAGGACACCCTTACTTCATGAAATTACCAGAAGTAATCGGAATACACCTAAAAGGAAGATTAAGAGAAGAAGTAAACGCAACAGATTTAGTATTAACAATTACAAACCTACTCAGAAAGGTAGGAGTTGTAGATAAGTTTGTTGAGTTTTTTGGAGAAGGAACTAGAGAGATGGATGTTGAAACAAGAGCAACGATAGCAAACATGGTTCCGGAGTATGGTGCAACAATGGGATTCTTCGGAGTTGACGAGCAGACATTAGATTATCTAAAGAGAACAGGAAGAGATAAAGAACTTATAGAAATAGTCGAACTTTATACAAAAGAACAAGAACTGTGGGTATATAAAGACTCATATGAAAAAATTGAATTTTCACAAGTTATTGAATTTGATTTAAGCAAAGTAGAACCGGTACTAGCAGGCCCCAAGCGTCCTCAAGATAAAGTTTCTCTATATTCTGTAGCAAGTGAATTTCAAAACTATCTATCGCAAACAAAGCAATCCACTACCGAAGAAAACAGTCTCAATGATGGTGATATAGTAATATCTTCAATCACAAGTTGTACTAATACTTCAAACCCCTACTTACTAGTTGGAGCAGGTTTGGTTGCTAAAAAAGCTGTTGAGAAAGGATTAAGTGTAAAACCCTACGTAAAAACATCATTTGCTCCTGGCTCAAGAGTAGCTGAGGATTATCTAAAAAAACTAGGTCTCCTTGAGTACCTCGAAAAGATTGGCTATAACATCGTAGGTTACGGATGTGCTACATGTATAGGTAACAGTGGACCTCTGATAGATTGGGTTGAAAAAGAAATAAAAGAAAAAAATCTTTTGGTAGTTTCTATACTTAGCGGAAATAGAAATTTTGAAGGAAGAATACATCCCCTTGTAAAAGCAAATTATCTAGCATCTCCTATTTTAGTAGTTGCTTATGGAATTGCTGGAAAAATAAACATTAATCTATCATCTGAACCAATAGGATATGACAAAAACAATAACCCTGTATATTTCAAAGATATCTTGCCAACTCATTCAGAGATTGTTGAATACTTAAATAAAATAAATACAACTCAAAGTTTCATAGAAAACTATAAAGATATATTCAAGGGCACTGAAGATTGGGAAAATATTGAAATATCCGAAGGAGAGCTATTTGAATGGGATATCAACTCAACTTACATAAAGAGACCTCCTTATCTCGATAACTATGATAAAGAGGAAAATAATCTAAACGATATAATAGGTGCTAGAGTACTCTTGGTATTAGGAGACTCAATAACAACAGATCACATATCTCCAGCAGGAAGTATAAGCCCAACATCTCCAGCAGGAATATATCTACTTTCAAAAGGTGTAAAAAAAGAAGAATTTAACTCATATGGAGCTAGACGAGGAAACTACGAAGTAATGATGAGAGGGACTTTTGCTAATGTTAGAATAAAGAATCTAATGCTAAACGGAAAAGAAGGCGGTTATACACTGGTATACAAAGACGGCAAATGGATCGAAACTACCGTTTTCGAAGCATCAGTATACTATCAACAGAATAATATCCCCCTCATAGTAATAGGCGGAAAAGAATATGGTACTGGTAGTTCGAGAGACTGGGCAGCAAAAGGCCCATATCTACTCGGAATCAAAGCAATAATAGCAGAAAGTTTTGAGAGAATACATAGAAATAACCTAATAGGTATGGGAATAATACCACTACAATTTATAGATGAAAATAGGGAAACTCTAGGAATAACAGGTAAGGAAATATTCAACATAAGAGGAATATCAAATATCAAACCAAGAGATATAATTGAAGCTGAAATAATAAGAGAAGATGGTACTAAGAAAACATTCAAAGTTATCTGCAGAATAGACACTACTAATGAATTAAATATCTTAAAAAGTGGTGGAATTCTACATAAGGCGTTAAGGCAAGTTCTTTAGCTTGTAGTGCTTGTGAGAAATACTCTGTCCTATTGAAATTATACCATATATTCCATCTCTCATTGGACCAGGATTGAAGAAGAATATACCATTAATTTCTCTTGCCATAGGTTGGTGAGTATGCCCAAATAAAACAATTCTAGCTCCTTTACTAAGGGAAGCATGCTTCAGCTTGTCTAAACCATTGTGAACATCGTATATATGACCATGAGTACATAAGACTTTTTTATCTACAACATCAAAAATTTCAATCTCAGGTATAAAAGGAGTCATACTATCTTCTCTCATGCTATCAACATTACCCCTAATCATTAAAACTTCTTTACCCTTATCTTTTATCATCCTAATAAAAGGTTTCATATCAAACCATGCATCACCTAAATGAACTACCATTTGAACTCCATCAAGCTCTAACCTCAAAACATCTGATATAAATCCAAGATGACCGTGTGAATCACTTATAACCAGTATCTTCTTATTCATACTAAACTCCAGACCAGGAAAACATCTAGTCTAAAACTCATACAAAGCACAGAATATACTACTATCCTATGATAATACTATACTTACCCTTAATTCAACCAAATTCAACAAACACTAAAAAAATTATTTCAAAATATATTTAATAAACCAAATTTTTAAGCATCAAACACTCAAAAATTTACATATATAACGGGAAGCGTTTACACAGAGATACAACTTTTTCCTTTACGGAGTTTAAGTATGCATCATTATCTTTGTTTTTTAAAGCTTCATCAATATATTCAGCAACTTCCTCCATTTCATTTTCCTTCATACCTCTTGTTGTTATTGTTGGTGTACCTATCCTTATTCCACTTGGATTCATAGGGGGATTCGGATCATAAGGTATAGCATTTTTATTCACTGTAATACCTACTTTATCAAGCACGACCTCTGCCTCAGCACCTGTAATACCTTTATTTCTTAGATCAATGCTGAACATATGAGAATCTGTACCACCTGAAACAATTCTATATCCTCTATCAGAAAGTAACTGGGCTAACTTTCTTGAATTTAGTAATATCTGCTTTTGGTAAACTCTAAACTCATCAGACATAGCTTCTTTAAAAGCTACTGCCTTTGCTGCAATAACATGCATTAAAGGTCCGCCTTGTATTCCTGGAAACACTGATTTATCTACATCTTTTGCATAAGACTCCTTAGTTAAAATAAGACCCCCTCTAGGCCCTCTCAGTGTTTTATGAGTAGTAGTAGTAACAAAATCAGCATAAGGAACTGGAGAATCATAATAACCAGCAACAATCAATCCAGCATAGTGTGCTATATCTGCTAATAGATACGCACCGACTTTTCTAGCAATGACAGAAAATCTCTCAAAATCAATCTGTCTAGAATAAGAACTTGCTCCACAAACTATAATTTTTGGTTTATGTTCTTCCGCTAGTTTCTCAACCTCATCATAATCAATAAGCTCAGTATCTCTATTAACTCCATAGTACACTACATTATAAAGTTTACCCGAAGAATTAACTTTACTACCATGCGTCAAATGTCCTCCATGAGATAAATTCATACCAAGTATAGTATCACCTGGCTTAAGAAAAGCCAAATACACAGCCATATTAGCTTGGGCTCCAGAATGTGGTTGAACGTTAGCATGTTCGGCATTAAATAACTTTTTTGCTCTATCAATAGCAAGAGATTCAGCAACATCTACATATTGACAACCACCATAATATCTCTTTGAAGGATATCCTTCTGCGTATTTATTTGTAAGAACACTACCCATAGCCTCTAAAACAGCCTTAGAAGTGGCATTCTCTGATGCAATAAGCTCTAGATGATACTCTTGTCTGTTTATCTCATTAATTATCACTTCGTATATCTCAGGATCAACCTCTTTCAAAAGTTTTCCTTTTATCATATCAATAGAAGAAGAAAGTAACATACCAACCTCACTCATAATACAAAAGCTGGAGTACTTATATACCGCCATACAACGTGGAGAGAGACCCCAGCAGGCGGTTTTTCCCCCCACATTAAGAATATAACATTTTTTCTAGACCAAGTAAAACCTAAAGTTTACAATAAAAAAATTCCAATTTCATTCAATAGAGTACTCTATAGAATTCTCTATACTCGATAAACTAAACGAACTCTATAACCGCTAACTCAGCTCCATCACCTTTTCTAAACTTACCTAACTTAACTATCCTAGTATAACCACCATTCCTATCTTTATATCTTACTCCTATATTGCTAAACAACTTATTTACAGAATCTCCATCTCTTAAGAACGCAAAAACAATTCTTCTATTATGTAACGTATCTTCCTTGGATCTCGTAATAATCTTTTCAATAACTCTTTTAAGATACTTAGCTCTTGCAACAGTAGTTATAATTCTCTCATTTTTTATGAGAGAGTTTGACAAATTCCTTAACATTGACTTTCTATGTTCTTTGTATCTGCCAAGCTTCTTAACTTTATCACCATGTCTCATACCAACCTCCTAAGAATTCTTTTCAAATTCCTCAACTACTTCCTTTGGTAAGTGCATACCTATACTCAACCCCCATTCTTCGAGTTTTTTCTTAACTTCATCAATAGACTTCTTACCAAAACTCCTAAACTTTAATTCTTCTTCGTGCTTACTTACTAGATCGTATATTTTTGTTATACCTGATTCTTTTAGAATATTAAAAGTCTTTGCCGACAGATTGAGTTCCTCTATTGAAGCAGACAACTTTTTGATAATTTCTCTAACTTCTATAACTTTACCCTCAACTTTTGATACTGAAAAATCCCCAAGCATAACCTCAGATATACTTCTTATATAAGATTTCCATACTTCAACCACTGTATTGTAAGCATCTATTGGAGAAATACTACCATCAGTTTCGATCTCAATAACAACTCTTTCTTTTACAGTATTATCAATTCTTACCGCTTCAACATCAAAGTTTGCTCTTTTAACAGGAGAATAAAGAGCATCAATAGGTATAAGTCCTACTTCATAATTACCATTAGACATTTGAATCTCATCAGCAAGAATTGCACCTTTTCCGTATGTTATAACTAGTTTAATCTTCAAATTCGCATCTTCATTGAGAGTAAGAAGCGGTAAATCTGGGTTGAAAACTACTATATCACTATCAAATTTAGACAAATCTCCTGCTTTAAAAACTCCCTCTCCTTTCAATGAAATAAAAACTTCTTTTCTATCTTGTTGAGAATTTAATTTTAGTCTAACTTGCTTAAGAGCAAGTACAAAATCAGTATAATCTTCCTTTGCACCTTCTATTGGCGAAAACTCGTGCAAAATACCATCAATCTTAACAGCACTTATAGCATACCCAGGTACAGAAGACAGCAAAAACCTTCTTATAGAATTTCCAATAGTAACACCAACTCCTTCATCAAGAGGACCTATTATTATTCTACCATAATTCTCTGTTAGAGACGACCTCTCACATATAACTTCCTTTGGAAAAGTAAATAACCCTAAAATCCTAGTAACATCCATAAACTACCCCTATAAAATTAGAATTTAGAATAATACTCAATTATGTAAGAAAGGTTTATATTAGTATCCAAAGTTAAATCTTGCCCCTCAGGAGACTTAAGCACCTCCACTTGCCTTTTATCCAAGTCTAGACTTAGCCACTTAGGTATATTCTGAGACTTCTCTTTAGCGTTCTTTATTAGTTCTTCATCATCAAGGACAAATTCAATTTTATCACCTGGCTTAACAACATATGAAGGTATGTTAACGTAATGACCGTTCACCTTAAAGTGTTTATGCGAAACAAGCTGTCTAGCTTCTCTTCGTGATCTAGCAAACCCTACTCTGTAAACAACATTATCCAATCTACTCTCAAGCAAAGACAACAGATTGTCACTTATAACTCCTCCTCTTCTCTGTGCTATATCAAGGAATCTTCTGAGTTGCCTTTCGGACATATTATACAACCTTCTTAGCTTTTGTTTTTCTCTGAATCGTAAACCAAACTCAGACAAAGTTGGCTTGAGTTTTTTTGGCGGTTCACCTGGTTTTTTCTTCCTAGACACAAGAGGACATTTTGGAGTATGACACTTCTCACCTTTCAAAAACAACTTAACTCCCTCTCTTCTACATAACCTACAAACAGGACCTTTATACATATTCACCCCTCCTAAACTCTTCTCTTCTTTTTAGGCCTACATCCGTTATGAGGTATAGGAGTAACATCTCTTATTTTTCTAACCTTAACTCCAGATGCAATAATCGACCTTATAGCTGTTTCTCTACCAGGACCTGGCCCCTTTACATTGACATCAACTTCCTTTATACCCAAATTAATCGCTTCTTTTATAGCTCTTTCAGCGGCAACTTGTGCTGCATAAGGCGTTCCTTTTTTAGTATTCTTAAAGCCACAAGACCCAGCACTTGACCAACACAAAACATTCCCATTCATATCGGTAATTGTAACTATCGTATTATTAAAAGTAGAGTTTATATGTACAATACCCTCAGAAACTTTTTTCTTCTCCTTTTTCTTAGCCATAACTTACCTCATTTTGTAACTATAATTTTAAACTAGTTTAAAAAATAAAATCAATTTAGTTATAAAACTTTCGATACTGAAACTACAAAAACCTAAAATCTTTACTATATAAAGAATTTGATATAAACTCAATACTTTTTTCATAATATATCGCAAATCTGAATAAAGAGGTTTTAAGTATGTTGTCAAAAGATGTTAAACAAAAAATAATAGAAGCCTACAAAATAAGCGAAGGAGACACTGGTTCACCAGAGGTCCAAATTGCTCTCATGACTGCCAGAATTGAAGCATTAAATCAACACTTCAAAAAGTTTAAAAAAGATAAAAACTCAAGAAGAGGACTTCTAAAACTAGTAGGAAGAAGAAGAAGATTGCTTAACTACTTAAAGGAAAACTATCCAGATAGATATAATAACCTTATTAAGAAATTGGGATTAAGAAAGTAAAAGTGGAATACGTACTAACTTCTATAGCAATACTAGTACTAATAATATCTGTGGTATTTCACGAATATGCTCATGGTAGGATATCATATATGCTCGGAGACAATACTCCAAAGGAAGAAGGTAGATTAACACTAAACCCTATAAAGCATCTTGATCCTGTTGGGAGCATTCTATTACCAGTACTACTTGTTATATCAAACACAGGATTTATAATAGGTTGGGCTAAACCTGTACCAATAAACCCTGATAACTACAAAAATAAAAAGTTAGGTTGGATACTAACATCATTAGCAGGTCCTTTAACAAATTATTCACTAGTACTAATATCATTACCCATAATCTTATTCATAAATTCAAACTTTACACCTTCACCTGAAATATTCTACATAAAGTTAGTATTATGGTACATATTAGTAATAAATTTTGTATTAGGAACTTTCAATTTGTTTCCATTACCACCACTAGATGGATTCTGGGTAGTTGCCAATTTATTACCTGAAACTTCAAGAGACAAAATAGTTTCAATAGTATCATCAAAATATTATCCAATAATTATGATATTGACAATAGTAATAGCAATCTTTATAAGTAGATATACGATAATACCTGCAGTAAACTCATTAGAAGAATGGCTTGTTATATTACCTAGATAGCAAATTAATTAACCTAATTACTTATAGTTTGTCTAAGTTTAACTTCTAAAATAGAAGAATCAAAAAACACAAAGTAAAGATATACACTTGAATTTCATTTAGCTTTTAGTTCCTCTATCTTTGAAAGTATTTCTTTGTAGTGATATTGAATTTCAGCATTATTTGGCAGAAGCTCAATAGCCTTCTTTATTTCACTAAGTGCTTGATAATACTCCCCCCTTTTATAATAAACCCAAGCCATAGTATCCCTTATTTCTGGAGAATCTGGCTCTTGAGATAAAGCTTTCCTAGCAAGCCTAACAGCCTCCGTTAGATTTATCCCTTTCTCAGCATATATATACGCTAACGCATTCAAAACTCTAGGATTGCTATCATCTATCTCCATAGCTTTTTTCAGATATATTATACTCTGATCATACCTATTACTCTTCTCAAAAACATAAGCTATAGCAACTAAAGCAGATACACTCTGAGGATTTATTTTAAGTACTTCCCTAAAGCAGTTCTCAGCTAACTTATATTCCTTTCTCAAGGTATATATGTAACCACATACCATATTGGAGTGAATAGATATGTAATAATTTTTATTTGTCCTCGCAGAATGCAAAAGATAGTTCAACGCCAGATCAAAATAACCTAAGTTAGCATAAGTAAGCCCAACATAATAGTTATATTCATAATTGTCTGGATTTCTTTTAAGAAGTTCCTTAAACAACTCTAAGGCATCCTTGAAGTTTTTTTTCTTAAAAAGCTCAATAGCCTCTCTCAACTGCGGTATATCACTATCCTTTGTTGAGATAATATCTTCCATAACTACTTCCATATTATAAATCTTCGTAAGTTTCATTTAAAGTTAAAAATTTACCATCGGCATAAAGATAAAAAAGTATCTCCTCTACTAATTCAAACTACATAAACAGAATTTACAGAATAAAAAACACACATTAGCTTAAAAATATTGTTTATCTTAACGATAGTCCTTCAAAATGAGCATTATGAAAAAAATAGCACTTACATGTATGGGTAAGGATAAACCCGGAATAGTAGCCAAAATCTCAGAAGTGCTTTTCAGAACAGGTTGTAGCATTGAAGGATCAAGGATGTCTCTACTACAAGGAGAATTTGCTATAATTCTAATTTTTACTCTTTTTGAGGACAAAAATTATCATTCACTCAAAAGAGAACTCAAAAGAGTGGAATACGAAATGGATATTGAGATAAATCTGAGAGAGCTAGATCAAGAGGAATATTCAGATAAACAAGAAATTCCAAAGAAAACTTTTATAGTCAATGTCTATGGTGCAGATAAACCCGGAATAGTATTTAACGTAACAAATCTGCTGTATCTAAACAACATGAATATAATTGATTTATTTACCGACCTTGTAGAAGTTGAAGGTAAGAAAGTATATGTTATGTCAATAACAGTTGATGGTAGCAATGTTAAACTTAATACCATCAGAACTAAAGTCGAGAAGGTATGTAAAGAAATTGGACTAGAGGTTAGCGTTCAAGAAGTAGAAGAAGTGGAGATGTAAAATGATACTCGAGATAATAAAGTTTCCAGACCCAAGACTCAAGATAGTATCTCAAGAAGTTATACCAGAAAAAGAAAACGAAGAGGAACTACAAAAATTCATAGATAACTTAGTAGAAACAATGTACAACGCTCCCGGTGGTATAGGAATATCATCTCCCCAAGTCGGTGTACACAAGAGGATAATAGTCGTTGATGCAAGAAAGAATAAAAAAACTACTGTCAACCATGGACTCATAGTTATGATAAATCCCGTAATCATCTACTCTGAAGGTAATATACTAATAAGAGAAGGATGTATGAGTATACCTGATTACACAGGAAACGTTGAAAGAAAATCCAAAATATTCATAAGGGGACTAGATAGAAACTTTAAGGACATTGATATAGAAACAGAAGGAATGGAAGCAGTAGTATTCCAACACGAAATAGATCATCTTGATGGAAAACTCTTCCTCGACAGGATAAAAAACTTTCATACCGATCTTTTTAGAAGGAGAAAATACCTTTAACTAATATATACACTAGGACAAAAACCAAAAATAACTAAAAGGATTATGATACAAGGGAGACTAAAAACTAGGTAGTTTTGAAATTACAAATCCTTTAAGATAAAGCGTTTCTGGCATCTGGAGTATCCAAGGATGATCCGGAGATTGCAAAAGTTCATTATCTACTCTTAACCTAACACCAAGTTCCATTCCCGCTATCCTTATAGCAGCAACAAAGTGCTCTTTGAGTAAATTATAAGAGCATGTAAATATAACTAATTTACCACTAGGCTTCAGCAAAACCAAACTACGCTTTATAAGATCAATTAACTGTGGTAATCTCTTTCTAGATTCAGAAATACTTTTAACAAAAGTTGGAGGATCGAGTATTATTATATCAAACTCTTCATCAATTTGTTTTATCAGATCAAAAGCATCACCTGTTATAACTTTCAATTTACTAGAAACGCCATTCGAATTAGCATTTTCCTTTATCAGATCTGAATACGCTTCACTTTTTTCTATACAAACAACATTCGCACCTCTCTTAGCGCAATAAATACCAAAACCTCCAACGTAACTAAAAATATCCAAAACCTTAAACCCATCATTACACATACCAGATACTATCTTTCTATTTACTGTCTGATCTAGGAAAAACCCTGTTTTCTGCCCCTTAAATGTCTCAAATACGAATTGTAGTCCATTCTCTACAATTCTTATAAATTTTGGTACATTCCCCCTAAGAGGTACATTAACAGGAGATAATCCTTCTTCATCTTCTCTAAAATCACCATAGCTTCTTTCGTATATATTATCGACACCTAAAAACCTAACTATTCCATCAACAACTATATCTCTCAACCCCTCAAATAATCTATTTCTTATTTGAATCCCTACAAAATCACCATACTTATCTATTACAAGTCCAGGAAGAAAATCAGATTCTGAATACACAACTCTATAGTTGCTCTTATCTATGTCATTTGAGTACATCAACTTCTTTCTATGCTCAAAAGAAAATAAAATTCTCTTTTTAATCTCCAAATCTAAATCAAAATTACTTTCATAAGAAAAAACCTTGACAGCTTTACGCGAGTTAGGAGAATAGTAAGCACTACACACAAATCTACCATCCTGGGAAATAACTGAAACCCACCCTTCCTTACTTCTATTAATATTAAATTTTTTTATCTCATCTTCGTATATCCAAAGGTAAAAATTTCTAACCTTCTTCTCTGCCTCTTTTTTGATTATTATCTCACCTATGTATTCCATAAAGCTAGCTTACAATGCTTTTTCCTGTCTTAGAAGCTTTTGCTTTTCTAGTTCAATAACTATAGGAGATGCTATGAAAAGAGATGAATAAGTACCACTAATAATACCCGTAAGTAAAACTATTGAAAA
The DNA window shown above is from Brevinematales bacterium and carries:
- a CDS encoding acetate kinase, producing the protein MKVLVINSGSSSIKYQLIETSTGEALLKGLVDRVGNIGATNSYTLNDEKVKEDVLARDHKEAIQIVVKIILSNNLQVDAIGHRVVHGGHKFFESVLINEEVIEYIREFGKLAPLHNPPNLIGILACKDVLPDVPQVAVFDTAFHQTMPPENYLYAIPMKYYEIHRIRRYGFHGTSHRYVTQKTAELLNIDINSINLITCHLGNGASITAVKQGKSYDTSMGFTPLEGLIMGTRSGDIDPSIPLFIMDREGLSLSEMDRILNKESGILGITSMSNDMRVIEEEYGKGNERAILAFNMYCNRIRKYIGAYFFELKKVDGIVFTAGVGENSSLTRKKVLEGLEDIGIEIDDEANNKTIRGQSGVISKPSSKVKVIVMPTNEELAIALDTERILTSR
- the acnA gene encoding aconitate hydratase AcnA, with protein sequence MKEIKGIKFESIHDYISREELLKKPFSIRVLIENVSRNLKEEGMEERFLNALINWKGHVEYKDEIGFKPCRVLMQDFTGVPIVVDLALMREKAKEKGKDPKLINPRVPTHLIVDHSLQIDFFGTSDSLKKNLELEFQRNLERYKLLKWAQKNFSNFYVVPPGKGIIHQINLEYLAKVVIVEDGTAKYDTLVGTDSHTTMINGLGVLGWGVGGIEAEAVMLGHPYFMKLPEVIGIHLKGRLREEVNATDLVLTITNLLRKVGVVDKFVEFFGEGTREMDVETRATIANMVPEYGATMGFFGVDEQTLDYLKRTGRDKELIEIVELYTKEQELWVYKDSYEKIEFSQVIEFDLSKVEPVLAGPKRPQDKVSLYSVASEFQNYLSQTKQSTTEENSLNDGDIVISSITSCTNTSNPYLLVGAGLVAKKAVEKGLSVKPYVKTSFAPGSRVAEDYLKKLGLLEYLEKIGYNIVGYGCATCIGNSGPLIDWVEKEIKEKNLLVVSILSGNRNFEGRIHPLVKANYLASPILVVAYGIAGKININLSSEPIGYDKNNNPVYFKDILPTHSEIVEYLNKINTTQSFIENYKDIFKGTEDWENIEISEGELFEWDINSTYIKRPPYLDNYDKEENNLNDIIGARVLLVLGDSITTDHISPAGSISPTSPAGIYLLSKGVKKEEFNSYGARRGNYEVMMRGTFANVRIKNLMLNGKEGGYTLVYKDGKWIETTVFEASVYYQQNNIPLIVIGGKEYGTGSSRDWAAKGPYLLGIKAIIAESFERIHRNNLIGMGIIPLQFIDENRETLGITGKEIFNIRGISNIKPRDIIEAEIIREDGTKKTFKVICRIDTTNELNILKSGGILHKALRQVL
- a CDS encoding YfcE family phosphodiesterase, whose protein sequence is MNKKILVISDSHGHLGFISDVLRLELDGVQMVVHLGDAWFDMKPFIRMIKDKGKEVLMIRGNVDSMREDSMTPFIPEIEIFDVVDKKVLCTHGHIYDVHNGLDKLKHASLSKGARIVLFGHTHQPMAREINGIFFFNPGPMRDGIYGIISIGQSISHKHYKLKNLP
- a CDS encoding serine hydroxymethyltransferase yields the protein MIKGKLLKEVDPEIYEVIINEINRQEYHLELIASENATSKAVLEAMGSVLTNKYAEGYPSKRYYGGCQYVDVAESLAIDRAKKLFNAEHANVQPHSGAQANMAVYLAFLKPGDTILGMNLSHGGHLTHGSKVNSSGKLYNVVYYGVNRDTELIDYDEVEKLAEEHKPKIIVCGASSYSRQIDFERFSVIARKVGAYLLADIAHYAGLIVAGYYDSPVPYADFVTTTTHKTLRGPRGGLILTKESYAKDVDKSVFPGIQGGPLMHVIAAKAVAFKEAMSDEFRVYQKQILLNSRKLAQLLSDRGYRIVSGGTDSHMFSIDLRNKGITGAEAEVVLDKVGITVNKNAIPYDPNPPMNPSGIRIGTPTITTRGMKENEMEEVAEYIDEALKNKDNDAYLNSVKEKVVSLCKRFPLYM
- the rplQ gene encoding 50S ribosomal protein L17, whose translation is MRHGDKVKKLGRYKEHRKSMLRNLSNSLIKNERIITTVARAKYLKRVIEKIITRSKEDTLHNRRIVFAFLRDGDSVNKLFSNIGVRYKDRNGGYTRIVKLGKFRKGDGAELAVIEFV
- a CDS encoding DNA-directed RNA polymerase subunit alpha, whose protein sequence is MDVTRILGLFTFPKEVICERSSLTENYGRIIIGPLDEGVGVTIGNSIRRFLLSSVPGYAISAVKIDGILHEFSPIEGAKEDYTDFVLALKQVRLKLNSQQDRKEVFISLKGEGVFKAGDLSKFDSDIVVFNPDLPLLTLNEDANLKIKLVITYGKGAILADEIQMSNGNYEVGLIPIDALYSPVKRANFDVEAVRIDNTVKERVVIEIETDGSISPIDAYNTVVEVWKSYIRSISEVMLGDFSVSKVEGKVIEVREIIKKLSASIEELNLSAKTFNILKESGITKIYDLVSKHEEELKFRSFGKKSIDEVKKKLEEWGLSIGMHLPKEVVEEFEKNS